From the Maioricimonas rarisocia genome, one window contains:
- a CDS encoding IS4 family transposase, which yields MLTDEPRYDVWEQIRQQDLKAFARLLPESLVVQAAERADVRIVRSALAIPNLVWLGVLSALHSTKSFARILTLTAQMLDLSANGLPEAVARSRRNAARRKPKASKHSPRGKDPATVTEEAFTQARRRMPVAVWFVLIELLTARFEEQHQDLIRWKRFRLLALDGTTIRLPQHNRLAEHFGTSSNGRYRVAQARMVMLQLPLVRLPWRYELGPVDEGERTVAARLLKQVRRNDLVLMDQGFWSYGLFHQIQAARGYFAIRQYPGVRMKTLRRLGPRDRIVRWKTPSGPRWRNANLPESITLRVINYQIKGFPPSAVVTNVLGPKRISREDWIRMATEAEPGHPLDPAVRKGIGLYHRRWEIETTFQELKVYQGLERTLRSHSPESVQYEVAGHVVLYLLVRWLMVEAAQRSTGDGDPLGVSFKHALEELVTAWPLLLTSTSTEVNRRVLPKLLAAIASHEVQWRPGRTFARKTSSASKKRRRKKSARQQT from the coding sequence ATGCTCACGGATGAGCCAAGGTATGATGTCTGGGAACAGATTCGTCAACAGGACCTCAAAGCGTTTGCCCGGCTACTGCCTGAGTCGCTCGTCGTTCAGGCCGCCGAGCGGGCGGATGTCAGGATCGTTCGCTCGGCATTGGCAATTCCCAACCTGGTCTGGCTGGGAGTGCTCTCGGCACTGCATTCGACAAAGAGCTTTGCCCGGATTCTCACGCTGACCGCCCAGATGTTGGACCTGTCGGCCAATGGCTTGCCCGAAGCGGTTGCACGATCCCGCCGCAACGCGGCACGACGCAAACCGAAGGCATCGAAACACAGTCCGCGGGGAAAAGATCCTGCGACGGTGACTGAAGAAGCCTTCACCCAGGCCCGCCGACGCATGCCGGTCGCTGTCTGGTTCGTCCTCATCGAACTGCTCACGGCCCGGTTCGAGGAACAGCACCAAGACCTGATCCGCTGGAAGCGGTTTCGTTTGCTGGCGCTGGACGGGACCACCATTCGGCTGCCGCAACACAATCGTCTGGCCGAGCACTTCGGCACCAGCAGCAACGGCCGGTATCGTGTCGCGCAGGCCCGTATGGTCATGTTGCAGTTGCCTCTGGTCCGTCTGCCCTGGCGGTACGAACTGGGACCGGTCGACGAAGGCGAACGCACCGTGGCCGCCCGATTGCTGAAGCAGGTACGGCGTAACGATCTGGTGCTGATGGATCAGGGGTTCTGGAGCTACGGGTTGTTCCATCAGATTCAGGCAGCGCGGGGCTACTTTGCGATTCGACAGTATCCGGGTGTTCGCATGAAGACGCTGCGGCGGCTGGGCCCCAGGGATCGCATTGTGCGCTGGAAAACTCCCTCCGGACCACGTTGGCGCAATGCAAATCTTCCCGAGTCGATCACGCTGCGCGTCATCAACTACCAGATCAAAGGCTTTCCCCCCAGTGCGGTGGTGACCAATGTGCTGGGACCGAAGCGCATCAGTCGCGAAGACTGGATCCGGATGGCGACAGAAGCCGAACCGGGACATCCACTGGATCCCGCGGTGCGCAAAGGCATCGGGTTGTATCATCGTCGCTGGGAGATCGAAACGACGTTTCAGGAACTGAAAGTCTACCAGGGGCTGGAACGGACCCTGCGGAGTCATTCGCCGGAATCAGTGCAGTACGAGGTGGCCGGCCACGTGGTGCTGTACCTGCTGGTTCGCTGGTTAATGGTCGAAGCCGCGCAGCGGTCCACCGGCGACGGAGACCCGTTGGGGGTGAGCTTCAAGCACGCCCTGGAAGAACTGGTGACGGCTTGGCCGCTGTTGCTGACATCCACCTCAACGGAGGTGAACCGTCGCGTGCTTCCCAAGCTGCTGGCAGCTATTGCATCTCACGAAGTCCAGTGGCGTCCCGGCCGAACATTCGCCAGAAAGACAAGCAGTGCAAGCAAGAAGCGCCGACGAAAGAAGAGCGCACGCCAACAAACTTAG
- a CDS encoding alpha/beta fold hydrolase, whose translation MSGADMSRARRLLLARFVPAVLMLLPCGLSAADQPMEDQAVPMSSTAEEQPTRWNMPLPTLGGRQFWGDVAFSHGWRIQHNVLTDKYRLLDPNDIRQAWGSFEDCQKRLDQVRTEQQWEPMTGTAVIFIHGIVRSSKSFGAMPKALAEAGYTVVGFDYPSTRVPIAESAEYFHKLLQSLDGVDEIHVVAHSMGGLVVRAWLAEHEDPRIDRMVMLGVPNNGARMANLLRDWTLFKAVFGPAGQQLVEDPEGVLEKLPVPKFEYAIVAGSRGTEKGFNPLIPGDDDGTVSVDSTRLVGAVDFMTVPVLHTFLPRDRRVIEAVKRFFKTGTLHADGERRPVVEVEEEPAPAGGE comes from the coding sequence ATGAGCGGAGCTGACATGTCGCGGGCACGACGACTGCTGCTGGCCCGGTTTGTGCCGGCGGTGTTGATGCTGCTTCCATGTGGACTGTCCGCGGCTGATCAGCCGATGGAGGACCAGGCCGTGCCAATGTCATCGACGGCTGAAGAGCAACCCACTCGCTGGAACATGCCGCTCCCGACACTGGGGGGCCGACAGTTCTGGGGAGATGTCGCGTTCAGTCACGGCTGGCGGATCCAGCACAACGTCCTCACGGACAAGTACCGTCTGCTCGATCCGAACGACATCCGGCAGGCGTGGGGCTCGTTCGAGGACTGCCAGAAGCGGCTCGATCAGGTTCGGACCGAACAGCAGTGGGAGCCGATGACCGGGACGGCGGTGATCTTCATTCATGGCATCGTCCGGTCGTCGAAATCGTTTGGTGCGATGCCGAAGGCTCTTGCCGAAGCGGGGTACACCGTCGTCGGCTTCGACTACCCGAGTACGCGGGTGCCGATCGCCGAGTCGGCCGAGTACTTCCACAAGCTGTTGCAGTCGTTGGACGGCGTCGACGAGATTCACGTTGTGGCGCACAGCATGGGGGGGCTGGTCGTTCGCGCCTGGCTGGCCGAGCACGAGGATCCCCGCATCGATCGCATGGTGATGCTCGGCGTGCCGAACAACGGGGCCCGCATGGCCAACCTGCTGCGGGACTGGACGCTCTTCAAGGCGGTCTTCGGCCCGGCGGGGCAGCAGCTTGTCGAAGATCCCGAAGGCGTGCTCGAGAAGTTGCCGGTCCCGAAATTCGAGTACGCGATCGTGGCCGGCTCGCGCGGCACGGAGAAAGGATTCAACCCGTTGATTCCAGGAGACGACGACGGCACGGTGAGCGTCGACAGCACGCGACTGGTCGGGGCGGTCGACTTCATGACGGTGCCGGTGCTGCATACGTTCCTGCCGCGGGACCGCCGGGTGATCGAGGCGGTCAAGCGGTTCTTCAAGACCGGCACGCTGCACGCGGACGGCGAGCGACGGCCGGTTGTCGAAGTGGAGGAGGAGCCGGCGCCGGCCGGTGGGGAGTGA
- a CDS encoding VWA domain-containing protein — MQRIVEWYLDISPARPGQTIRWEWQFQQPSDLSWPVLLATFLLILIVAGWLYVRESRTTPGSFRWIALGLRVAALLLLFVLLARPTLTIARTGLPWVAVMIDTSASMSQADDFESDQLPDAIRESLPQQSGTASTRLDIVRGLLTNQEGRFLDRLLQQHNVRLYQFDSEPRLLASSAESATVAELAEAIRLLRPTGTQTRLATSLRTLLDEASGTSPAAVVMLTDGVATTTAADRLSAGAEEAARAGVPLMPVVVGSDNPPRDVELTEILAEDITFLGDPVSLMVHGNVHGFAGKSVRIVLRESSRDDVLAETTVEIDTDDDDISALLSYRPQQPGDYEFVVQAVPLPGEQTIGNNELLQPVRVREQQVRVLLVERSPRWEFRFLKGTLEREPTVRVSTVLQEADLQYVAEDRTALPRFPLSREELFAFDVVILGDVDPGSLQLSAAENLRAFVSEHGGGLILVAGMRHNPSAFFSTPLADALPVTATAAAQSTAGPDGYDVERTAEGQRRLELRLADEPDLDERIWTSLPALYWLQTGVARKPGAESLVVALGPDGTDHPAIVAHRFGAGQVVFHATDELWRWRRNVEDRYYGRYWGQMIRALSRGRLLAGSEGIQLTADRTVYQMTDPVRLRARFANPAQAPRDGSPVRVQLEDGPEGQQVVELTPRDDLPGLYEATLTDIPPGRWHAWIVEPALSETPAAVDFRIELPRQEFRVRGVNRADLERAARISGGKSYSLSDVDSLPDDLPRGRAIPVSRDAPLSLWNRWEALMLLTLLLAAEWMIRRRGGLA; from the coding sequence GTGCAGCGCATCGTCGAATGGTATCTCGACATCTCTCCGGCCCGTCCCGGCCAGACCATCCGCTGGGAATGGCAGTTCCAGCAACCGTCCGACCTTTCCTGGCCGGTACTGCTCGCGACGTTTCTGTTGATCCTGATCGTTGCCGGCTGGCTCTACGTGCGCGAGTCACGGACCACCCCGGGTTCCTTTCGCTGGATTGCTCTGGGACTTCGGGTGGCCGCCCTGCTGCTCCTGTTCGTGCTGCTCGCCCGCCCCACGCTGACCATCGCGCGGACCGGGCTGCCGTGGGTGGCGGTGATGATCGACACCTCCGCCAGCATGTCGCAGGCGGACGACTTCGAGTCCGACCAGTTGCCGGATGCAATCCGCGAATCTCTTCCCCAGCAGAGCGGCACCGCTTCCACGCGGCTGGACATTGTCCGCGGGCTGCTCACCAACCAGGAAGGCCGCTTTCTCGATCGCCTGCTGCAGCAGCACAATGTCCGGCTGTACCAGTTCGATTCCGAGCCGCGACTGCTCGCCTCGTCCGCCGAATCCGCCACCGTTGCGGAACTGGCTGAAGCGATTCGGCTGCTGCGACCGACCGGCACGCAAACCCGACTGGCAACATCACTGCGAACGCTGCTCGATGAGGCCTCCGGAACCTCGCCCGCTGCGGTCGTCATGCTGACCGACGGTGTGGCGACGACCACGGCAGCGGATCGCCTGTCGGCCGGAGCCGAGGAAGCAGCCAGGGCGGGCGTCCCACTGATGCCGGTCGTCGTCGGGTCCGACAACCCGCCGCGCGACGTCGAACTGACCGAAATCCTCGCGGAAGACATCACGTTTCTCGGTGATCCTGTTTCGCTGATGGTCCATGGGAACGTACACGGGTTTGCCGGCAAGTCTGTGCGGATCGTCCTGCGCGAATCGAGCCGCGATGACGTCCTTGCCGAGACCACCGTCGAGATCGACACCGATGACGACGACATCTCCGCCCTGCTCAGCTACCGTCCCCAGCAGCCGGGTGACTACGAGTTCGTGGTGCAGGCAGTTCCACTGCCGGGCGAACAGACAATCGGCAACAACGAACTGCTTCAGCCGGTGCGGGTCCGTGAGCAGCAGGTTCGTGTGCTGCTGGTGGAACGGTCGCCGCGGTGGGAGTTCCGGTTTCTGAAGGGGACACTTGAGCGGGAACCGACGGTCCGCGTCAGCACGGTGCTTCAGGAAGCGGACCTGCAGTACGTCGCCGAAGACCGGACTGCCCTGCCCCGCTTTCCGCTTTCACGGGAGGAACTGTTCGCATTCGACGTGGTCATTCTGGGTGATGTCGATCCCGGCTCGCTGCAACTGTCGGCCGCCGAGAACCTTCGGGCGTTTGTCTCGGAGCACGGTGGAGGTCTGATCCTCGTGGCGGGGATGCGGCACAATCCGTCGGCATTCTTCTCGACACCACTGGCCGACGCGCTGCCGGTCACGGCGACCGCCGCGGCACAGTCTACTGCCGGGCCAGACGGTTACGATGTGGAACGAACGGCGGAAGGCCAGCGGCGACTCGAGCTGAGGCTCGCGGACGAACCTGACCTCGATGAGCGAATCTGGACGTCGCTCCCGGCTCTCTACTGGCTGCAGACCGGCGTCGCCCGCAAGCCGGGAGCCGAATCGCTGGTTGTCGCTCTGGGCCCTGACGGCACCGATCACCCGGCCATCGTCGCGCATCGTTTTGGAGCGGGACAGGTTGTCTTCCATGCCACCGATGAACTGTGGCGATGGCGACGCAACGTCGAGGACCGCTACTACGGCCGCTACTGGGGGCAGATGATCCGGGCACTCAGTCGGGGTCGCCTGCTCGCCGGCTCCGAAGGCATCCAGCTCACCGCCGATCGGACTGTCTATCAGATGACCGACCCGGTCCGTTTGCGGGCCCGTTTCGCGAATCCTGCCCAGGCGCCTCGCGACGGCTCGCCGGTCCGCGTTCAACTCGAGGACGGCCCCGAAGGTCAGCAGGTCGTCGAGCTGACACCACGGGACGATCTGCCCGGACTGTACGAGGCGACGCTCACCGACATTCCCCCGGGACGCTGGCATGCCTGGATCGTCGAGCCGGCCCTCTCGGAGACGCCGGCGGCAGTCGATTTCCGTATCGAGTTACCTCGTCAGGAGTTCCGCGTCCGAGGCGTCAACCGGGCCGATCTCGAACGGGCCGCACGCATCAGTGGGGGCAAATCCTACTCGCTGTCAGATGTCGACAGTCTGCCCGACGACCTTCCGCGGGGACGAGCCATTCCCGTGTCCCGCGACGCCCCACTGTCCCTGTGGAATCGCTGGGAGGCCCTAATGCTGCTGACGTTGCTGCTGGCGGCCGAGTGGATGATCCGGCGCCGGGGCGGACTCGCCTGA
- a CDS encoding NAD(P)/FAD-dependent oxidoreductase: MAERVVIIGSGPAAWAAAIYTARANLEPLLVEGEFTQENFDLGRPPLGQLMITTEVENYPGFPAGNLGGYLQSAVSSDRQALLPPREGREEDGVAGPELMELMRQQGVNFGTRVVPEDVVDTDLSGHPFKLKTSQGQTIEALSVIVATGARANYLGLESEKRFKNMGVSACAVCDGAMPRFRDRPLVVVGGGDSAMEEANFLTKFASTVYIVHRRDEFRASKIMAQRALDNPKVEVKWNSVVDEILGNDTEGVTGVRIRSTLDESQTEDVEASGYFAAIGHTPNTEFLKGQIEMNGKGYIQWTTPFRTYTSVEGVFAAGDVADDNYRQAITAAGSGCMAALDAERWLGSKGFDE, translated from the coding sequence GTGGCTGAACGTGTCGTGATTATCGGTTCGGGCCCCGCCGCCTGGGCGGCTGCCATCTACACTGCCCGAGCGAATCTGGAGCCGCTGCTCGTCGAAGGCGAGTTCACGCAGGAGAACTTCGATCTGGGCCGCCCCCCGCTCGGCCAGTTGATGATCACCACCGAAGTCGAGAACTACCCGGGGTTTCCAGCCGGAAACCTGGGCGGCTACCTGCAGTCGGCCGTCTCGTCGGATCGCCAGGCACTGCTGCCACCGCGCGAAGGCCGTGAAGAAGACGGCGTCGCCGGCCCCGAGCTGATGGAGCTGATGCGGCAGCAGGGTGTGAACTTCGGCACCCGTGTCGTTCCGGAAGACGTGGTCGATACCGATCTCTCGGGTCATCCGTTCAAGCTGAAGACCAGCCAGGGGCAGACGATCGAAGCGCTGTCGGTCATCGTGGCGACGGGTGCCAGGGCGAACTACCTCGGCCTGGAATCGGAGAAGCGGTTCAAGAACATGGGCGTTTCCGCCTGTGCTGTCTGCGACGGTGCCATGCCCCGCTTCCGCGATCGACCGCTGGTGGTTGTGGGCGGCGGAGACAGTGCGATGGAGGAAGCCAACTTCCTCACCAAGTTCGCCTCGACCGTCTACATCGTGCACCGCCGCGATGAGTTCCGCGCCAGCAAGATCATGGCTCAGCGGGCGCTCGATAACCCCAAGGTCGAGGTGAAGTGGAATTCGGTCGTCGACGAGATCCTTGGCAACGACACCGAAGGAGTGACTGGAGTGCGGATCCGCTCCACCCTCGACGAGAGCCAGACCGAAGACGTCGAGGCGTCCGGCTACTTCGCCGCGATCGGCCACACGCCGAACACCGAGTTCCTCAAAGGGCAGATCGAAATGAACGGGAAGGGGTACATCCAGTGGACCACCCCCTTCCGCACCTATACGAGCGTTGAAGGTGTGTTCGCCGCCGGCGACGTCGCCGATGACAACTACCGCCAGGCGATCACCGCAGCCGGCTCCGGCTGCATGGCGGCTCTCGATGCCGAACGATGGCTCGGTTCGAAAGGTTTTGACGAGTAG
- a CDS encoding zf-TFIIB domain-containing protein: MNCPVCSTRLLRGSYEDVQVRACPQCRGMLVEKHKADVIKRRGERTTDELKDEVLQRLQTDTTSQLSCPRCRHMMRKSVVRCGTEFHLDSCPKCRVVWFDGGELAMFQLAYEETDQGREGLEAQRRHKEMTPAEREAFEENVAHLPEEKPLLTELFEGLLFGRGRRRFSFWD, from the coding sequence ATGAACTGCCCCGTCTGCTCCACCCGGCTGCTTCGTGGTTCGTACGAGGACGTTCAGGTTCGGGCCTGTCCGCAGTGTCGCGGCATGCTTGTCGAGAAGCACAAGGCAGACGTGATCAAGCGTCGGGGTGAGCGAACGACCGACGAGCTGAAAGACGAAGTTCTGCAGCGGCTGCAGACGGACACCACGTCGCAACTCTCCTGCCCGCGATGTCGACACATGATGCGGAAGTCGGTCGTCCGTTGCGGCACCGAATTCCACCTCGACAGCTGCCCGAAGTGCCGGGTCGTCTGGTTCGACGGCGGTGAACTGGCCATGTTCCAGCTCGCCTACGAGGAAACGGACCAGGGACGCGAAGGTCTCGAAGCCCAGCGGCGGCACAAGGAGATGACGCCCGCCGAACGCGAGGCGTTCGAGGAAAATGTCGCCCACCTGCCGGAAGAAAAGCCGCTGCTGACCGAGCTGTTCGAAGGCCTGCTGTTCGGCCGCGGCCGTCGCCGGTTCTCGTTCTGGGATTGA